Proteins co-encoded in one Acipenser ruthenus chromosome 3, fAciRut3.2 maternal haplotype, whole genome shotgun sequence genomic window:
- the LOC117435571 gene encoding monoacylglycerol/Diacylglycerol O-acyltransferase-like, translating to MPHGNDSCFRGQESVNYFSCMIHLWEEWTGLGNMEDYFSYLDYLVWVFTPLAIVFILPLFIVVFIYLSILFLHVYKRKNELKEAYSYNLWDGARKTLATLWDGHATIWHGYEIHGLEKIPDKGPALIVYYHGAIPIDYYYFLANVIIQKGRTCHSVADHFLFKLPGFKLLLEVFSVIHGPQQECVRALKNGHLLAISPGGAREAIFSDETYTLMWGNRKGFAQVAIDAKVPIIPMFTQNVREGFRSLGSIKLYRWVYEKFRLPIVPIYGGFPVKFRTYLGDPIAHDPNLTAAELADKVKLAVQSLIDRHQMIPGNIFRALLERFDRRHKED from the exons ATGCCACATGGGAATGACTCCTGCTTCAGGGGACAGGAATCTGTGAACTATTTCTCCTGCATGATTCACCTGTGGGAGGAGTGGACAGGTCTGGGGAACATGGAGGATTATTTCAGCTACCTAGACTACCTGGTGTGGGTCTTCACCCCACTGGCTATCGTCTTCATCCTTCCACTCTTCATTGTGGTCTTCATTTACCTTTCCATCCTCTTTCTCCATGTGTATAAGAGGAAGAATGAGCTAAAAGAGGCCTATTCCTATAACCTGTGGGATGGAGCAAGGAAAACACTGGCAACCTTGTGGGATGGGCATGCAACAATATGGCACG GTTACGAAATCCATGGCTTGGAAAAGATTCCAGACAAAGGACCAGCTCTTATTGTGTATTATCATGGAGCCATTCCAATAGACTACTACTACTTCTTAGCAAACGTCATTATTCAGAAGGGAAGGACATGCCACTCTGTAGCGGATCACTTTCTCTTTAAATTACCAG GTTTTAAGCTGCTGCTTGAGGTGTTCAGTGTCATCCATGGGCCCCAGCAGGAGTGTGTCCGGGCCCTGAAGAATGGCCACCTGTTAGCAATTTCACCTGGCGGGGCCCGCGAAGCTATTTTCAGTGATGAGACTTATACCCTTATGTGGGGGAACCGCAAAGGATTTGCCCAAGTGGCCATCGATGCCAAAGTG CCCATCATTCCTATGTTTACACAAAATGTTCGAGAAGGATTTCGGTCACTTGGAAGCATAA agtTGTATCGATGGGTTTATGAAAAATTTCGATTACCAATCGTTCCCATATATGGAGGGTTTCCAGTCAAATTTCGCACTTACTTGGGTGATCCTATTGCACATGACCCTAACCTAACTGCAGCGGAACTAGCAGATAAG GTAAAACTAGCTGTGCAGTCTCTAATAGACAGACACCAAATGATACCAGGAAACATCTTCCGGGCCCTATTAGAACGATTCGACAGAAGACATAAAGAAGACTAG